A DNA window from Streptomyces canus contains the following coding sequences:
- a CDS encoding acyltransferase family protein, whose translation MTTDTHTRRLAPAAPTERLRKYRPDIQGLRAVAIMMVVSMHCGILDIHGGVDVSFVLSGFLIGGQLFAEIDKTGKVSLTKFWARRFRRLAPAMAVTIIGTAVLAWLYASPLRFRGYVEDGLASSLSVMNWRLVETGTDYFADDGSQSPYQHFWSLGIEEQFYVIAPIALVVTAWLSRLVFRNRLLVVLFLMAVIGGSSYLGYTQTSENQPLAYFSTHTRIWEITVGVLLAVSGPLLSRMNTGFAAVLSWLGLGTTLVTALLISAETPLPGYAVAGPVLGAGMIIAGGCAAPRLGAERLLDNPVFNFIGNVSYGWYLWHWPLLILWPYLVSWEVTYSDRFRVAVASFLLAVAMHYAVERRFRNNVQLVARPWKGILAGGVATACAAGAMALAMTVPLNLATSTSTAVAVGYTDETSVEAAALRTKLSATVQGALPKTADNYARHGCIDNTEVAEFKMRDFCVIGDPEGKKTIVLMGDSHAWQWNDAFHEIGKSLGVRVVTMAKGGCSPQEYRVINDELNREYTECDSWRESVFKELGQLKPDVIVVADRTRREATRKGAEATFKVLKATGAELVYMTDTPQPGQNVPDCLATHVDDISSCNRKQYEALEYTGFRTMEREVAEEYGASILDTVPAFCTKDVCPSVIGDQVVYFDSSHITSSYSKTLEPFIKPTLEEALAD comes from the coding sequence TTGACAACCGACACCCACACCCGCCGTCTCGCACCGGCCGCGCCGACAGAGCGTCTTCGTAAGTACCGGCCGGATATCCAGGGCCTGCGTGCCGTGGCCATCATGATGGTCGTCAGCATGCACTGCGGCATCCTGGACATCCACGGCGGCGTGGACGTCAGCTTCGTGCTGAGCGGCTTCCTCATCGGCGGCCAGCTCTTTGCCGAGATCGACAAGACCGGCAAGGTCTCTCTGACCAAGTTCTGGGCGCGCCGGTTCCGGCGGCTTGCGCCGGCGATGGCCGTCACCATCATCGGCACAGCCGTCCTGGCCTGGCTGTACGCCAGTCCTCTCCGATTCCGCGGGTACGTGGAGGACGGTCTGGCCTCCTCGCTGAGCGTCATGAACTGGCGCCTCGTCGAGACCGGCACGGACTACTTCGCCGATGACGGCAGCCAGTCCCCGTACCAGCACTTCTGGTCGTTGGGCATCGAGGAGCAGTTCTACGTCATCGCCCCGATCGCACTCGTCGTCACGGCCTGGCTCAGCCGCCTCGTCTTCCGCAACCGCTTGCTGGTGGTGCTGTTCCTCATGGCTGTGATCGGCGGGTCGTCCTATCTGGGCTACACGCAGACCTCCGAGAACCAGCCCCTCGCCTATTTCAGCACCCACACACGCATCTGGGAGATCACCGTCGGCGTACTTCTCGCCGTCAGCGGACCGCTTCTCTCCCGGATGAACACCGGTTTCGCCGCGGTGCTCTCCTGGCTGGGACTCGGCACCACCCTCGTCACCGCGCTCCTGATCTCGGCCGAGACTCCGCTGCCCGGGTACGCGGTGGCCGGACCGGTGCTGGGCGCCGGCATGATCATCGCCGGCGGCTGTGCCGCGCCTCGTCTCGGTGCGGAACGGCTCCTGGACAATCCGGTCTTCAACTTCATCGGAAACGTCAGTTACGGCTGGTACCTCTGGCACTGGCCCCTGCTGATCCTCTGGCCGTACCTGGTGTCGTGGGAGGTCACGTACTCGGACCGGTTCCGCGTCGCCGTCGCCTCGTTCCTCCTGGCCGTCGCCATGCACTACGCCGTCGAACGCCGGTTCAGGAACAACGTGCAGCTCGTGGCACGCCCCTGGAAGGGCATCCTGGCCGGCGGTGTGGCCACCGCATGCGCGGCTGGTGCCATGGCCCTGGCCATGACCGTCCCGCTGAACCTGGCGACATCCACCTCCACCGCTGTCGCCGTCGGATACACCGACGAGACCTCGGTCGAGGCGGCAGCACTCCGGACGAAGCTCTCCGCAACGGTGCAGGGGGCCCTGCCCAAGACCGCGGACAACTACGCCAGGCACGGATGTATCGACAACACCGAAGTCGCGGAGTTCAAGATGCGGGACTTCTGCGTCATCGGCGACCCGGAAGGGAAGAAGACGATCGTCCTCATGGGCGACTCCCACGCCTGGCAATGGAACGATGCCTTCCACGAGATCGGGAAGAGTCTCGGGGTCAGGGTTGTGACCATGGCGAAGGGCGGCTGCTCGCCCCAGGAGTACCGCGTCATCAACGACGAGCTGAACCGCGAGTACACCGAGTGCGACAGCTGGCGGGAATCAGTCTTCAAGGAACTCGGGCAGCTCAAGCCCGATGTCATCGTCGTCGCCGACCGGACGCGCCGCGAGGCGACGAGGAAGGGCGCCGAAGCCACGTTCAAGGTCCTCAAGGCGACCGGCGCCGAACTTGTCTACATGACGGACACGCCCCAGCCTGGCCAGAACGTGCCCGACTGTCTCGCCACCCACGTCGACGACATCTCCTCCTGCAACAGGAAGCAGTACGAGGCACTCGAGTACACCGGCTTCCGGACCATGGAGCGGGAGGTGGCCGAGGAGTACGGCGCCTCGATCCTCGACACGGTGCCCGCGTTCTGCACGAAGGACGTCTGCCCGAGCGTGATCGGCGACCAGGTCGTCTACTTCGACTCGAGCCACATCACGTCGAGCTACTCGAAGACCCTGGAGCCCTTCATCAAGCCGACTCTGGAAGAGGCCCTGGCCGACTGA
- a CDS encoding nucleotidyltransferase family protein, translating to MQEAIILVGGKGTRLRPLTNHTPKPLLGVAGSSFIRHQIAKLMDAGVGHVVFATSYLASLFEEEFKDFSQDLVISYAVEEVPLGTGGAIRNAARLLHGTSPDAPVLILNGDILSGVDLPTLLERHEERAADVTLHLTRVPDPRAFGLVPTDGSGRVLSFLEKPKTPEECVTDQINAGCYVFRRSVLDAIPADREVSVEQETFPQLVAAGRRVYGHTTEEYWRDLGTPLAFVHGSADLVTGRATSSLVGPPSEALIHPTAVVDPTSRVTGGSTIGPHAVIGPHVVVDRSIIGAGVVVAEDARIHESVVDHDSSIGRASLLREVVVGCHAHIGADNELPAQLRLSCGIRIPAQGVRVSGTAAACPTVH from the coding sequence ATGCAGGAAGCCATCATTCTGGTGGGCGGCAAGGGAACCCGCCTGCGCCCCCTGACCAACCACACCCCGAAGCCGTTGCTCGGCGTCGCGGGCTCCTCCTTCATCCGGCACCAGATCGCCAAGCTGATGGACGCGGGCGTCGGGCACGTGGTCTTCGCGACCTCGTACCTCGCCAGCCTCTTCGAGGAGGAGTTCAAGGACTTCTCCCAGGACCTGGTGATCTCCTACGCCGTCGAGGAGGTGCCGCTCGGCACCGGCGGGGCGATCCGCAACGCGGCCCGTCTCCTGCACGGCACCTCGCCGGACGCGCCGGTGCTGATTCTCAACGGCGACATCCTCTCCGGCGTCGATCTGCCCACCCTCCTGGAGCGCCATGAGGAGCGGGCCGCGGACGTGACCCTGCACCTCACCCGCGTCCCCGACCCACGCGCCTTCGGTCTGGTCCCCACCGACGGGTCCGGCCGGGTGCTCTCCTTCCTCGAGAAGCCGAAGACGCCGGAGGAGTGCGTCACCGACCAGATCAACGCCGGCTGCTACGTCTTCCGCCGCTCGGTCCTCGACGCCATACCGGCCGACCGCGAGGTCTCGGTCGAGCAGGAGACGTTCCCGCAGCTCGTCGCCGCGGGACGCCGGGTGTACGGCCACACGACCGAGGAGTACTGGCGTGACCTCGGCACCCCGCTCGCCTTCGTCCACGGCTCCGCCGACCTGGTCACCGGCCGCGCGACCTCGTCCCTGGTGGGTCCGCCGTCCGAGGCCCTGATCCACCCCACCGCTGTCGTCGACCCGACCTCCCGCGTCACGGGCGGCTCGACCATCGGCCCGCACGCCGTGATCGGCCCGCACGTGGTCGTCGACCGCTCCATCATCGGAGCCGGTGTCGTCGTGGCCGAGGACGCCCGGATCCATGAGTCGGTGGTGGACCACGACTCCTCGATCGGCAGGGCCTCGCTCCTGCGTGAAGTGGTCGTGGGATGCCACGCACACATCGGCGCGGACAACGAACTGCCCGCCCAGCTGCGGCTGTCGTGCGGCATCCGCATTCCCGCCCAAGGGGTACGCGTCAGCGGTACGGCTGCCGCCTGCCCGACGGTCCACTGA